Proteins encoded together in one Urocitellus parryii isolate mUroPar1 chromosome 3, mUroPar1.hap1, whole genome shotgun sequence window:
- the LOC113176733 gene encoding olfactory receptor 7G2-like: MEPRNHTAVSEFLLLGLTEDPALQPLIFSLFLSMYLVTILGNLLIILAVSSDPHLHTPMYFFLSNLSLTDICISTTTIPKTLVNIQAHTQSISYTGCLSQVCFVLIFGGLESCLLAVMAYDRYVAICHPLRYATIMNPCLCVLLVLLCLLVTTMNALLHTLTVLRLSFCTDLGIPHFFCELVQLIKLACSDTLLNNLLIYSVTSLFAGIPLSGILFSYTQIVSSVLKMPSMDGRYKAFSTCGSHLLVVSLFYGTAFGVYMSSAVTDSSMKNVVASMMYMVVPQMLNPFIYSLRNREMKGALRHLISGRPSL, translated from the coding sequence ATGGAACCCAGAAACCACACAGCTGTTTCAGAATTCCTTCTCCTGGGACTGACAGAggacccagccctgcagcccctcATCTTCAGcctgttcctgtccatgtacctggtcaccatcctggggaacctgctcatcatcctggccgtcagctctgacccccacctccacacccccatgtacttcttcctctccaacctgtccctCACTGACATCTGTATAAGCACAACCACCATCCCCAAGACGCTGGTGAACATCCAAGCACACACTCAGAGCATCAGTTACACAGGCTGCCTCTCCCAGGTctgctttgttttgatttttggtggTTTAGAAAGTTGCCTCCTTgcagtgatggcctatgaccgctatgtcgCCATTTGTCACCCACTGAGATACGCAACCATCATGAACCCCTGCCTCTGTGTCCTGCTGGTTCTATTGTGCCTACTGGTCACCACTATGAACGCCCTGCTGCACACTCTGACAGTGCTGCGGCTGTCCTTCTGCACAGACCTGGGGATCCcccacttcttctgtgaactcGTTCAGCTCATCAAGCTGGCCTGTTCTGACACCCTCCTCAACAACCTCTTGATTTATTCGGTGACTAGCCTATTTGCTGGCATCCCTCTCTCTGGGATTCTTTTCTCTTATACTCAAATTGTGTCCTCTGTTTTGAAAATGCCATCCATGGATGGAAGGTATAAAGCCTtttccacctgtgggtctcacctgTTAGTAGTGTCCTTATTCTATGGCACAGCTTTTGGAGTGTACATGAGTTCTGCAGTGACCGACTCTTCCATGAAGAACGTAGTGGCTTCAATGATGTACATGGTGGTCCCTCaaatgctgaaccccttcatctacagcttGAGGAACAGGGAAATGAAGGGAGCCCTGAGACATCTCATCAGTGGGAGGCCTTCTCTGTGA